Genomic segment of Clostridia bacterium:
ACGACAAGCTTACCGGCGTGGCCAACAGGACCCTGTTCTATAACGTGGCCGAAAAGCTTCTACACCATGCCAGGCGGGAGCAGAGCAAACTGGGTTTGATGTTTGTTGACCTGGACAATTTCAAGACTATTAACGACACCTACGGCCACAAAGTAGGGGACCAGGTCTTGCTGCAGGCCGCTCAAGTATTGACGAAGAGCATTCGTGCCAACGATATGGTGGCCAGGTTCGGGGGCGATGAGTTTGTCATCCTCTTGCCCGGCCTGAAAGAATACAGCCACTATCAATCCGTTGTCACCAGGCTGGTCAAAGCTTTACATCAAATTCATATTGCCGAGGCGCCCGTTACCATATCTTTGAGTATCGGGGTCAGCTTCTTTCCCCATGACGGCCACACTATTGATGAATTGATTGCCAAGGCTGACCGGGCCATGTATTGGGCCAAAAACCTGGGCGGCAACAAGTGCGCTTCCTACAAAGATCCTCACGAAGTGATGCAATTGGATGAGTACGTGATTCCGAGTTAGGTTTTAAGAATTAACTATCGTTCCTAACAAAAATTATTATCACGAAGTGTCTAAGAAGCCCGGTTTCCCGGCATAACATTTATTAGAAAGAAAAAAAAATTGGGGGAGGTAATTTAATGTTCAAACTGTTTAAGAAGAGGATGAAAAACCAAAAAGGCTTCACCCTGGTGGAATTGATGGTGGTGGTGGTCATCATCGGCATCCTGGTAGCCATCGCCGTGCCGGTGTACAACAACATAACTGAAACGGCCAAAGAGAAGGCCTGCGAGGCTAACAAGAGGACTATCCAGGGAGCTGTCAGCGTGTATCATGCGAAATATGGACGCTATCCAGAGAATTTTGACGCTCTCACCGGAGACCGTGACAAATATTTAGAGGAAATACCTGAGTGCCCTTCCAACGGTGTTTATAATATCGAGAAAGAAAATGGAACGGTAACATGTAGTGTTCATGGAGGAAAAACTGAGCCTGAAGGCAATTCAGAGCCAGAAGGCTAAAAGAACTGTGAGCATAGTTTTTATAGAATGCCGGTTTCATACTGAGTTTCGAAGACCGGGGGTGACATAACCTCCGGTTTTTCCGTGTTTGCGTCCCAGGGAAGCAGAACTTAGGGACAGTTTCAGCTCTGTACCCTGTAGGAATGGATTGGCTTAACCGGTTGGTGCATCTTTATGCCCAGGTGCTTTTGCCTTGATACAAAATATATTAAACTGTTGATGAAGCATGATTTGTTGTTGAGCAAAAGGTATTATTCATAATGGAGTTGCAGTCGTTTCGGCAGAGTGGCCTAATGATGCTTGAGGCTTTACCTTTGTGCATCAGAGAAAAAGACTTGCACCCTTTGTTGGGAGGGAGACCAATGTGGAAATTGATTGGGAACCGGTGGAAAAACCAGAGGGGATTTACATTAGTGGAATTGATGGTGGTTGTGGCTATTATTGGGATCCTGGTCAGTATAGCGGTGCCTTCCTATCAAAAGGTTACGGAGACGGCGAGAAAGAATGCCTGCCAAGCAAATATGCGTGCTGTTTTGGGAGCCGTTCAGATATTAAGAATGGAAAACGCCGGCGTTAACCTTGCAGGGAGATTAGATGAACAACATGCCCTAATGGCTGTCAAACTATTCAGTGAGGTGCCAACATGTCCCTCCGGTGGAGATCTGTACTATAGCATTGACGTCGATAATGACGGGACTATAACTATTGCATGTCCTAACGGTCACCATATAAGAAAAGAAGGCGCCGGTGGAGAATGATCGCAACTGCTGGAGTTAGTTTTGCCGGACCGGTACATTAAAAGGGGTATACTCTCTATGGGGATGCGATTCCCCCTTGTTTTGTGCTTCCATTGTTATTCACTCTTTAGCAGCGATCCTCTAAGCCCATCCCAGTAATTAATAAATTTATATACCAGCTACTTCCTTACTTGCCTGTTTCATGTTATATTAATGATTAAGAGAAATGATTCTCATTTTGACGGAAAGAAGGGATTTGGGTTGGTTGATGAAAACCGGGGGAGCCGGTCTTCCTTGCCCTTAGATCAATTGCTGAGAATGTCCGCCGAGCAAAAGGCTTCCGACTTGCACTTGGCGGTGGGGATCCCGCCCATGGCCCGGGTTCGCGGGGAACTGGTGGCATTGGATTACCCTTCCCTTACTCCGGATTCAATAAAAGAAATCCTGAAGCCTGTTTTAAGTCCCCCCTACGACAAGTATTTCGACGAGCATCTAGAATTGGATATTTCCTATGCCCTTCCCGGTGTGGCCCGGTTCCGGGGGAATATCATGAAACAGAGGGGTACTCTGGCGGCGGTTTTCCGGGTGGTTCCCTTCGAGATTCCCAACATAGACCAACTGGGGCTTCCGCCTCAGGTCAAAGAGCTGTGTTACTTGCCCAGGGGATTAGTACTGGTGACCGGTCCCACCGGCAGCGGTAAATCCACCACCCTGGCCGCCATGGTGGACTTAATCAACCGGGAAAGACGTGTGAATATTGTGACGGTGGAAGACCCCATCGAGTTTCTCCACCGGCACAAAAAGTCCATCGTGAAGCAGCGGGAAGTGGGCTTGGATACCCATTCCTTTGCCAATGCGTTGCGCCATGTGCTAAGGCATGACCCGGACGTGATTTTGATCGGGGAAATGCGGGACCTGGAGAGCATCTCCATTGCCCTGACGGCTGCGGAGACGGGGCACCTGGTTTTGTCCACTTTACATACCCAGACGGCCCCTTTGACCATCAGCCGGATTGTGGATGTTTTCCAAGACCACCGGCGGGAGCAGGTGAGGCAGCAGTTGGCCAACACCCTAAAGGGAGTGATCTCCCAGCAGCTGCTTCCTTCCGCCGACGGTCAAGGCCGGGTGCTGGCAGTGGAGTATTTAATCGATACCCCGGCGGTGCGGAACTTGATCCGGGAAGGCAAGGAACACCAGCTCTACAATGTGATGCAGACCGGCCGGGGTGCGGGGATGCAGACCATGGACCAGGCCTT
This window contains:
- a CDS encoding type IV pilus twitching motility protein PilT; this translates as MIKRNDSHFDGKKGFGLVDENRGSRSSLPLDQLLRMSAEQKASDLHLAVGIPPMARVRGELVALDYPSLTPDSIKEILKPVLSPPYDKYFDEHLELDISYALPGVARFRGNIMKQRGTLAAVFRVVPFEIPNIDQLGLPPQVKELCYLPRGLVLVTGPTGSGKSTTLAAMVDLINRERRVNIVTVEDPIEFLHRHKKSIVKQREVGLDTHSFANALRHVLRHDPDVILIGEMRDLESISIALTAAETGHLVLSTLHTQTAPLTISRIVDVFQDHRREQVRQQLANTLKGVISQQLLPSADGQGRVLAVEYLIDTPAVRNLIREGKEHQLYNVMQTGRGAGMQTMDQALADLFSAGKISREAALEHCIDRVELERLMHRSSFGASGFWD
- a CDS encoding diguanylate cyclase; translation: MNENIFADILNEVNEGIFILDESFQILFWNDYMEQLTGISRHEALHRNAFAVLPSLNRNYFVASLHKALEQDYKPFFSAAMHRGLITATAELNVRVSSYKSDEVKLLIVECIDVTSQYLRVNQLKEYVKKLEDLNKELREKEREIARLAFYDKLTGVANRTLFYNVAEKLLHHARREQSKLGLMFVDLDNFKTINDTYGHKVGDQVLLQAAQVLTKSIRANDMVARFGGDEFVILLPGLKEYSHYQSVVTRLVKALHQIHIAEAPVTISLSIGVSFFPHDGHTIDELIAKADRAMYWAKNLGGNKCASYKDPHEVMQLDEYVIPS
- a CDS encoding prepilin-type N-terminal cleavage/methylation domain-containing protein — protein: MFKLFKKRMKNQKGFTLVELMVVVVIIGILVAIAVPVYNNITETAKEKACEANKRTIQGAVSVYHAKYGRYPENFDALTGDRDKYLEEIPECPSNGVYNIEKENGTVTCSVHGGKTEPEGNSEPEG
- a CDS encoding prepilin-type N-terminal cleavage/methylation domain-containing protein, with the protein product MWKLIGNRWKNQRGFTLVELMVVVAIIGILVSIAVPSYQKVTETARKNACQANMRAVLGAVQILRMENAGVNLAGRLDEQHALMAVKLFSEVPTCPSGGDLYYSIDVDNDGTITIACPNGHHIRKEGAGGE